ACACCTCGTCGTCGGCCAGCCGCGAGGCCAGCGCCATCCGGGTGGCGGCCTGCAGCGCCTTGCGCGGCATCCGCCAGCCGAAGTCGCGCGGACGCTTGGCGAAGATGTGGCCGCCGCCCCGCCGCGTGCCGCTGCGCCGACCGCCGGCCCGGGCGTTGCCCGTGCCCTTCTGCCGGTACAGCTTCTTGGTCGAGCCGGCGACCTCGCCACGCGACTTGGTGCGCATCGTGCCCTGGCGCTGGTTGGCCTGATACATGACCACCGCGTCGTGGAGCAATTGCTTGTTCACGCCGGCCGAAAGCTCGGCGGGGTCGATGTCGTATGACCCGACCTTGTTGCCCTGGATGTCGTAGACGGGAAGGTTCACTTGGCTGCCTTCTTCTTGGACACCGGTGCCGCCCCCGCCGGGGGCACGCGCCGCAGCTTGTTGGTCTCACGGACCACGACGTAGCCGCCGTTCGGTCCCGGCACGGCCCCGCGCACCAGCAGGAGGTTGTTGTCCTTGTCGATACCGACGAGCTTGAGGTTCCGCATCGTCGAGCGCTCGTTGCCGTAGCGCCCCGCCATCCGCTTCCCCTTGAAGACACGGGCCGGCGAGGTGTTCATGCTCGTGCCGCCCTGGTGGCGGTGGACTTTCTTCACGCCGTGCGTGGCCCGCTGCCCCTTGAACCCGTGGCGCTTCATGACGCCGGCGGTGCCGCGCCCCTTGGTGGTGCCGGTCACGTCGACGTGCTGCACCCCCTCGAACAGCTCCACCGACAGCACCTGCCCGACGGCAGCCTCGGCATAGGTGCCGCGCAACTCGCGCACGAACCGCTGCGGCTCGCAGTCGGCCTTCGGCGCCCGCTCGACGCCGGCCTGGGCCTGACTCTTCGCGCGCTTGCTGTCGAGGTTGGCGACCTGCCCGCGGACCGACCGGCTCGCCAGCCGCCGCGGCTTGTCGCGAAACCCGATCTGCACGGCGGCGTAGCCATCGCGCTCGGGGCTACGCACCAGCAGCACCCGGCACGGGCCCGCCTCGATGACGGTCACGGGGATGACGATGCCCGCCGGATCGAAGATCTGCGTGGAGCCGATCTTCCGACCCAAAATCCCCTTGCGACCGGGGCGGGTTGCCTTCGCTGCGGCTTCGTTTCCAGACGCGTTTTCGGCTGCCATGGTCTGTGTACCTGACGAACGCACGCTTCCGGCCACCGCACCAGCGGCGGCCGGATCGAGAGCCGATCACGCTCGAAGCCGTCGGCCGCAGGAGCACCCGGAGTCCCGGGCCTTACCTGCGTCGCCTTCCAAGCATGCGGTGTCGCGTGCTCCCTCTGACTTGTCCCCGATCCAATTCGGTCCGCTGGCTCCTGCACTCCGTTGCCCGGCCGGGCAACGGATATCGAACCTCACCGCGACGAAGCCTTGATCTTGATATCCACGCCGGCCGGCAGGCTGAGCTTGTTGAGCGCCTCGATCGTCTTGGCGGTCGCCTGGACGATGTCGATCACCCGCTTGTGGGTCCGAATTTCGTACTGCTGCCGAGCCTTCTTGTCGATGTGCGGGCTCGACAGCACCGTGTAGCGCTCGACCCGGGTGGGGAGCGGAATCGGGCCATGAACCTCGGAATTGGTCCGCTTGGCGGTGTCGACGATCTCGGCCGCGCTCTGGTCGAGCACGGCGTGGTCGTACGCCTCCATCCGGATCCGAATGATTTCTTGCGTCGGCCCCGCCACGGACTCACCTCCCGAAGGAGAACCACCCGGTCCCGTTCCGGCCACACCCTGACCGGCCGATCCATCTGTATTGCTCTATCGGCATCGCCCGAGCAAAACTGGGCGCGGCCATATCTCCCGCCCCGTCGCTCCCGCCGAGCCAAACGGCCGAAGCCGCTGGAAAAGACGGCGGGCCGGTCGTTTCGGAAGGCCCGACGGGCACGCTCGAACGCCCCGGAACGATCGACGGCCTCACGCCGTCGCCACGATCAGGAAACGCCTCGGTGAACCGGCACCCGCCAAGCCACGGCAGGGCCGGGCGGCAGGCATCGTGAAGCGAGCATCGCCGGCGACTCCGCTGCTGGCAGAGCCTAACCGCCAATACCCGCACTCGCGGGGGAAGAAAGAATCTAGATCCCGGCGAAAAGACTGTCAACAGACGCTCATACTCTGCGGCTCACGCGGGGGCGAGGCCGGAGCCCGGTTGCCCCTGGCCGGCAGCATGCCAATGGCGTGGCTCCAAAACCAAGGCGCCCAGCGGTGCGGCCAGGCGATCTCAAACTCATACCAGGGGCCCGCGCCCCCCCTCTGTCGAGCCCGAGCAGAGGCTTGTCCCCCCGTTCACACGGCGATCTCGGAAAAACCTGTGAAAACAGTACGCTCCCCTTCGTGAAAGCCCTCCTCCTCACCGCTCCGAGCCAACTCACCTTCACCGACGTCGACACCCCATCCCCCGGTCCGGGGGAGGTGTTGGTGCGGGTCGCCGCCTGTGGCATCTGCGGCAGCGACGTCCACGGCTTCACCGGCGCCACCGGGCGGCGGATTCCGCCACTGGTCATGGGCCACGAGGCGGCCGGCACGGTCGAGCGCGTCGGCCCCGGCGTCGGCGACATCGCCGTCGGGACGCGCGT
This Planctomycetota bacterium DNA region includes the following protein-coding sequences:
- the rplD gene encoding 50S ribosomal protein L4, whose amino-acid sequence is MNLPVYDIQGNKVGSYDIDPAELSAGVNKQLLHDAVVMYQANQRQGTMRTKSRGEVAGSTKKLYRQKGTGNARAGGRRSGTRRGGGHIFAKRPRDFGWRMPRKALQAATRMALASRLADDEVLLVDSLAVAAPKTSVVAGLLGKLGVADVTVLVSPEKPDGNLWKSARNIAGVSVSPVADLNALAILQPRRIVMSKAALDSFRTGAAAARKAKPAKATKAGSAGAKRGRAVAGAARS
- the rpsJ gene encoding 30S ribosomal protein S10, whose translation is MAGPTQEIIRIRMEAYDHAVLDQSAAEIVDTAKRTNSEVHGPIPLPTRVERYTVLSSPHIDKKARQQYEIRTHKRVIDIVQATAKTIEALNKLSLPAGVDIKIKASSR
- a CDS encoding 50S ribosomal protein L3, whose protein sequence is MAAENASGNEAAAKATRPGRKGILGRKIGSTQIFDPAGIVIPVTVIEAGPCRVLLVRSPERDGYAAVQIGFRDKPRRLASRSVRGQVANLDSKRAKSQAQAGVERAPKADCEPQRFVRELRGTYAEAAVGQVLSVELFEGVQHVDVTGTTKGRGTAGVMKRHGFKGQRATHGVKKVHRHQGGTSMNTSPARVFKGKRMAGRYGNERSTMRNLKLVGIDKDNNLLLVRGAVPGPNGGYVVVRETNKLRRVPPAGAAPVSKKKAAK